One Micromonospora craniellae genomic region harbors:
- a CDS encoding FAD-dependent monooxygenase yields the protein MRGSAAVIGGGVGGLAVAVGLLRAGWTVTVFERAAGLPETGTGLGIWPSALRALDRLGVGARERGRAQPDGAMRRPDGTVIARLDVGRIRRRHGEGVLLLSRPALLGLLAEALPAGTVRFGAPVAGPAELGDGYDVVVGADGIRSATRAAMFGDRFPLRYSGVTAWRGTVPLEVPSGGETWGRGRKFGVTPQGPGVANWYAAVAAPEGFRPPEGDLAALRRWFGDWHDPVPAVLDRIDVAGVLHHDVHYLPPVPTYVRGRWVLLGDAAHAMTPDLGQGACQALIDAVALAEALAAEADVSSALARYDGARRVPTQRMAAMAVRAGRLAQVRRFTGLRDAALRLALAFGPPG from the coding sequence ATGCGAGGATCAGCGGCCGTCATCGGAGGCGGCGTGGGTGGACTGGCGGTGGCGGTGGGACTGCTGCGCGCCGGGTGGACGGTGACAGTGTTCGAGCGGGCGGCGGGGCTGCCCGAGACGGGTACCGGGTTGGGCATCTGGCCCTCGGCGTTGCGGGCGTTGGACCGGCTCGGCGTGGGCGCGCGGGAACGGGGGCGGGCGCAGCCGGACGGCGCGATGCGTCGCCCGGACGGGACGGTGATCGCCCGGTTGGACGTGGGGCGGATCCGACGGCGGCACGGTGAGGGGGTGCTGCTGCTGTCCCGGCCGGCGTTGCTGGGTCTGTTGGCGGAGGCGTTGCCGGCGGGCACGGTGCGCTTCGGTGCGCCGGTGGCCGGTCCGGCGGAGCTGGGTGACGGGTACGACGTGGTGGTGGGCGCGGACGGGATCCGCAGCGCGACCCGGGCGGCGATGTTCGGTGACCGGTTCCCGTTGCGGTACTCGGGGGTGACGGCGTGGCGTGGCACGGTGCCGTTGGAGGTGCCCTCCGGTGGGGAGACGTGGGGTCGGGGGCGCAAGTTCGGGGTGACGCCGCAGGGCCCCGGGGTGGCGAACTGGTATGCGGCGGTGGCCGCGCCGGAGGGTTTCCGGCCGCCGGAGGGTGATCTGGCGGCGTTGCGGCGGTGGTTCGGTGACTGGCACGACCCGGTGCCGGCGGTGCTGGATCGGATCGACGTGGCCGGGGTGCTGCACCACGACGTGCACTATCTGCCGCCGGTGCCGACGTATGTGCGCGGCCGGTGGGTGTTGCTGGGCGACGCGGCGCACGCGATGACGCCGGATCTGGGGCAGGGCGCCTGCCAGGCGTTGATCGACGCGGTGGCGTTGGCGGAGGCGTTGGCAGCGGAGGCGGACGTGTCGTCGGCGTTGGCCCGCTACGACGGGGCGCGGCGGGTGCCGACGCAGCGGATGGCGGCGATGGCGGTACGGGCGGGCCGGTTGGCGCAGGTGCGGCGGTTCACCGGGCTGCGGGACGCGGCGTTGCGGCTGGCGTTGGCGTTCGGTCCCCCGGGCTGA
- a CDS encoding TetR/AcrR family transcriptional regulator yields the protein MDARQQRLLDAAIAVLGTRGPRHLTHRAVDDQAELPTGSTSNRYRTREALIAGVLTRILDLETTGWNHLAGTLDHIDPDTFTAALGALVHDLTTTQRALTLARLAIFAEAAHHPALQHQIAQRQHDLAAWATPLLAALGARHPATALRLLLALIDGLLNNQLANPDPHFDPTTAIAAVLPAVLAAHPA from the coding sequence GTGGACGCCCGCCAACAACGCCTCCTCGACGCCGCCATCGCCGTCCTCGGCACCCGCGGCCCCCGCCACCTCACCCACCGCGCCGTCGACGACCAGGCCGAACTCCCCACCGGCTCCACCTCCAACCGCTACCGCACCCGCGAAGCCCTCATCGCCGGCGTCCTCACCCGCATCCTCGACCTCGAAACCACCGGCTGGAACCACCTCGCCGGCACCCTCGACCACATCGACCCCGACACCTTCACCGCCGCCCTCGGCGCCCTCGTCCACGACCTCACCACCACCCAGCGCGCCCTCACCCTCGCCCGACTCGCGATCTTCGCCGAAGCCGCCCACCACCCCGCCCTCCAACACCAGATCGCCCAACGCCAACACGACCTCGCCGCCTGGGCCACACCCCTGCTCGCCGCACTCGGCGCCCGACACCCCGCCACCGCCCTGCGACTCCTGCTCGCCCTCATCGACGGACTCCTCAACAACCAACTCGCCAACCCCGACCCCCACTTCGACCCCACCACCGCCATCGCCGCCGTCCTACCGGCCGTCCTCGCCGCTCACCCCGCCTGA
- a CDS encoding ADP-ribosylglycohydrolase family protein — translation MSSVVDGPAAVWRVAGALTAYACGDALGVPYEGRPPTDDGAEVIETPRASDRWAAGATSDDTALTLLVAGCLVDGGGDVDAVTFLSRVAAHDPPVPGAGPSTRAALAAFRATGAVPDDREGGTNGAPMRALPVGWSVPPERMDLLVARTVELTRATHRAPEALVAAVVMAGCASWSVAGVPVAVLLDRAAELVQVARPVCGDAPRLAGLLGDVVAGGWSPPPSGVGLDAAETVAAVLHCVRGAASVRGGLVAAVRCGGDTDTVAALVGGLLGARSSAVRRVAPVDGGCVRSRAGLAKIVAP, via the coding sequence GTGTCGAGTGTCGTGGATGGGCCGGCGGCGGTGTGGCGGGTGGCGGGGGCGTTGACCGCGTACGCCTGCGGGGACGCGTTGGGGGTGCCGTACGAGGGGCGTCCACCGACCGACGACGGTGCCGAGGTGATCGAGACGCCTCGGGCCAGTGACCGGTGGGCTGCCGGGGCGACCTCGGACGACACGGCGTTGACGCTGCTCGTGGCCGGGTGCCTGGTGGACGGTGGCGGTGACGTGGACGCGGTGACGTTCCTGTCTCGGGTGGCGGCGCACGATCCCCCGGTGCCGGGTGCGGGGCCATCGACGCGGGCGGCGCTGGCGGCGTTCCGGGCCACCGGTGCGGTGCCCGACGATCGGGAGGGTGGCACGAACGGCGCGCCGATGCGGGCGTTGCCGGTGGGCTGGTCGGTGCCGCCGGAGCGGATGGATCTGCTGGTGGCACGGACGGTGGAGTTGACGCGGGCGACGCACCGGGCGCCGGAGGCGTTGGTCGCGGCGGTGGTGATGGCCGGGTGCGCGTCGTGGTCGGTGGCGGGCGTGCCGGTGGCGGTGTTGCTGGATCGGGCGGCGGAGTTGGTGCAGGTGGCGCGTCCGGTGTGCGGGGACGCGCCGCGGCTGGCCGGGTTGTTGGGTGACGTGGTGGCGGGTGGATGGTCTCCCCCGCCGTCGGGTGTGGGTCTGGACGCGGCCGAGACGGTGGCGGCGGTGCTGCACTGTGTGCGGGGCGCGGCGTCGGTGCGGGGTGGGTTGGTGGCGGCGGTGCGGTGTGGTGGGGACACGGACACGGTGGCGGCGTTGGTGGGTGGTCTGCTGGGTGCGCGGTCGTCGGCGGTGAGGCGGGTGGCGCCGGTCGATGGGGGCTGTGTGCGGTCGCGTGCGGGTCTGGCCAAGATCGTGGCACCGTAG
- a CDS encoding LLM class flavin-dependent oxidoreductase codes for MRLYHFTEMPYPFVPPEAEEAHRGLKYFMPNRYYDPVLGHQLYQRYLDEYELADELGFDLMVNEHHQSASTLQVSATLSAASVLHRTRRGRVLVLGTPLPHRESPVRVAEEIAYLDAVSGGRIDCGFVRGVQGETFPSNQNPVHNLDMFIEAHDLITQAWTRDDVFSWEGTHYHYRYVSVWPRPYQQPHPPIWISGTSTRLVEWTARHGYTLCNLLGTYEDTAASFRLYRRTATAAGHPEPGPDRFAYMALCHVAPTEQQARDIGRKLMYYLKPGRLRLGAASPPGYFPPASAVAALRGRLGAVRRMSYEDLIDAGILLIGTPDQVTAQIRRLYEHTGAGHLILMNHAGDMTSNEVRDHLTLFAREVMPAVTPLGTDWRDHDTTWRLDNDHTPVRAVLSSALS; via the coding sequence ATGAGGCTCTACCACTTCACCGAGATGCCGTACCCCTTCGTGCCCCCCGAGGCCGAAGAAGCCCACCGCGGACTCAAATACTTCATGCCCAACCGCTACTACGACCCGGTCCTCGGCCACCAGCTCTACCAGCGCTACCTCGACGAGTACGAACTCGCCGACGAACTCGGCTTCGACCTCATGGTCAACGAACACCACCAGTCCGCCTCCACCCTCCAGGTCTCCGCCACCCTCAGCGCCGCCTCCGTCCTGCACCGCACCCGCCGCGGCCGGGTCCTCGTCCTCGGCACCCCACTGCCACACCGCGAAAGCCCCGTCCGCGTCGCCGAGGAGATCGCCTACCTCGACGCCGTCAGCGGCGGACGCATCGACTGCGGCTTCGTCCGAGGCGTCCAGGGCGAGACGTTCCCCTCCAACCAGAACCCCGTCCACAACCTCGACATGTTCATCGAAGCCCACGACCTCATCACCCAGGCCTGGACCCGCGACGACGTCTTCTCCTGGGAAGGCACCCACTACCACTACCGCTACGTCAGCGTCTGGCCGCGCCCCTACCAGCAGCCCCACCCACCGATCTGGATCAGCGGCACCTCCACCCGCCTCGTCGAATGGACCGCCCGCCACGGCTACACCCTGTGCAACCTGCTCGGCACCTACGAGGACACCGCCGCCTCGTTCCGGCTCTACCGCCGCACCGCCACCGCCGCCGGCCACCCCGAACCCGGCCCCGACCGGTTCGCCTACATGGCCCTGTGCCACGTCGCCCCCACCGAACAGCAGGCCCGCGACATCGGCCGCAAACTCATGTACTACCTCAAGCCCGGCCGCCTGCGCCTCGGCGCGGCCAGCCCACCCGGCTACTTCCCACCCGCCTCCGCCGTCGCCGCCCTACGCGGCCGACTCGGCGCCGTCCGCCGCATGAGCTACGAAGACCTCATCGACGCCGGCATCCTGCTCATCGGCACCCCCGACCAGGTCACCGCACAGATCCGCCGCCTCTACGAACACACCGGCGCCGGACACCTCATCCTGATGAACCACGCCGGCGACATGACCAGCAACGAGGTACGCGACCACCTCACCCTGTTCGCCCGCGAAGTCATGCCCGCCGTCACCCCCCTCGGCACCGACTGGCGCGACCACGACACCACCTGGCGACTCGACAACGACCACACCCCGGTACGCGCCGTCCTGTCCAGCGCACTGTCCTGA
- a CDS encoding tyrosine-type recombinase/integrase, protein MHDKRDETVQVLIEEFLTSRATRKPSPHTQAAYRRDLVSVAVLAAELATPPLPLGDLRIGALSPRLMRAAFARFAADRAAASVGRAWSTWNGFFSFLVAEQVVAGNPMPAVGRPRAPLPAPKPLRGEDTPEQLLAAAAQARGRQRDPWPERDVAVLALALCAGLRLSELLALRVGSLGGRPGERRLEVAGKGGRPRVLPVEPDLDALLAGYLDSRVRRFGSRTVRPASPLLVDRQGEALRRGGLQYLVESCYRRAGIGDRVPRGARLHALRHTFATRLAEDGAGAAEIMRLLGHASLASSQTYIEVTSGQQREAARVNRTYRALVGLVRSQAG, encoded by the coding sequence ATGCATGACAAAAGGGATGAAACGGTACAGGTGCTGATCGAGGAGTTCCTGACCTCCCGGGCGACGCGCAAGCCCTCCCCGCACACCCAGGCGGCGTACCGGCGGGACCTGGTCTCGGTGGCCGTGCTCGCGGCGGAGTTGGCCACCCCTCCCCTCCCCCTCGGCGACCTGCGGATCGGGGCGCTCTCCCCCAGGTTGATGCGGGCGGCGTTCGCCCGGTTCGCCGCCGACCGGGCCGCCGCCTCGGTGGGGCGCGCCTGGTCCACCTGGAACGGCTTCTTCTCGTTCCTGGTGGCCGAGCAGGTGGTGGCCGGCAATCCGATGCCGGCGGTGGGACGGCCCCGGGCGCCGCTGCCGGCGCCGAAGCCGCTGCGGGGTGAGGACACTCCCGAGCAGTTGCTCGCCGCGGCGGCGCAGGCTCGGGGACGGCAGCGGGACCCGTGGCCGGAGCGGGACGTGGCGGTGTTGGCGCTGGCGTTGTGCGCCGGGCTGCGGTTGTCGGAACTGCTGGCGTTGCGGGTCGGTTCGCTGGGAGGTCGGCCGGGCGAGCGCCGGTTGGAGGTGGCCGGCAAGGGTGGGCGGCCTCGGGTGTTGCCGGTGGAGCCGGATCTGGACGCGCTGCTGGCCGGGTACCTGGACAGTCGGGTGCGGCGGTTCGGTTCGCGGACGGTGCGGCCGGCCTCGCCGTTGCTGGTGGATCGGCAGGGTGAGGCGTTGCGGCGGGGTGGTCTGCAGTATCTGGTGGAGTCCTGTTACCGGCGCGCGGGGATCGGTGACCGGGTGCCGCGTGGGGCGCGGTTGCACGCGTTGCGGCACACGTTCGCGACGCGGTTGGCCGAGGACGGGGCGGGTGCGGCGGAGATCATGCGGTTGTTGGGGCATGCGTCGCTGGCGTCGTCGCAGACGTACATCGAGGTGACGTCCGGGCAGCAGCGGGAGGCGGCGAGGGTGAATCGCACGTACCGGGCGTTGGTGGGGTTGGTGCGGTCTCAGGCGGGGTGA
- a CDS encoding FadR/GntR family transcriptional regulator: protein MPASQPTPRFRQRAAKMSELVARQILEDIVEQGLSAGAALPTEAQMLQGYGVSRGTLREALRILEINGLVRVRPGRGGGPVVGAVDPHTFGRTMALFMQMGRTRFGELVEARVIMEPLMARLAAERRDAGRLRELAESMREHRSLEERDEASYLAVMQRFHGVVAGLSGNGVLDLFGRALKEIYTERVVAAERRPERWEEVRREHEAVAAAIVAGDGVEAERLMRAHMVALAGHLVRDYAGVQDEVVGWW, encoded by the coding sequence ATGCCCGCGAGTCAGCCGACCCCGAGGTTCCGTCAGCGTGCGGCGAAGATGAGTGAGTTGGTGGCGCGGCAGATCCTGGAGGACATCGTCGAGCAGGGGTTGTCGGCGGGTGCGGCGTTGCCGACCGAGGCGCAGATGCTCCAGGGGTACGGGGTGAGTCGCGGGACGCTGCGGGAGGCGTTGCGGATTCTGGAGATCAACGGTCTGGTGCGGGTGCGGCCGGGTCGTGGTGGTGGGCCGGTGGTGGGGGCGGTGGATCCGCACACGTTCGGTCGGACGATGGCGTTGTTCATGCAGATGGGGCGGACCAGGTTCGGTGAGCTGGTCGAGGCGCGCGTGATCATGGAGCCGTTGATGGCGAGGTTGGCGGCGGAGCGGCGTGATGCGGGGCGGTTGCGGGAGTTGGCGGAGTCGATGCGGGAGCATCGGAGCCTGGAGGAGCGGGACGAGGCCAGTTATCTGGCGGTGATGCAGCGGTTCCATGGTGTGGTGGCGGGGTTGTCGGGCAACGGGGTGCTGGATCTGTTCGGGCGGGCGTTGAAGGAGATCTACACGGAGCGGGTGGTGGCGGCGGAGCGGCGGCCGGAGCGGTGGGAGGAGGTGCGGCGGGAGCACGAGGCGGTGGCGGCGGCGATCGTGGCCGGGGACGGGGTGGAGGCGGAGCGGTTGATGCGGGCGCACATGGTGGCGTTGGCGGGGCATCTGGTGCGGGACTACGCGGGTGTGCAGGACGAGGTGGTGGGTTGGTGGTGA